One Candidatus Omnitrophota bacterium DNA segment encodes these proteins:
- the purH gene encoding bifunctional phosphoribosylaminoimidazolecarboxamide formyltransferase/IMP cyclohydrolase: MVKIKRALVSVSDKTGLLDFVKELNKFGIEIISTGGTARLLRENNIPVKEVSEYTGFPEMLDGRVKTLHPKIHAGLLALRDNKEHMKTLEEHKIGLIDMVVVNLYPFEKTIQKPNVQIEEVIENIDIGGPSMLRSAAKNHHSVAVICNPDRYGQVIEELKKNKGAISEELMRDLGIEVYGRTSKYDAAINSYLSNYFKGKKEEGGFAQEVNFSFEKIQELRYGENPHQKAAFYKEKGKTKGLINLKQLQGKELSFNNILDLNAAFELVKEFSNPAAVIVKHNNPCGVAEDKSLDKAYLEAWKCDTLSAFGGIVALNRKMDIKTAKVVAKSGFLECIIAPGFDKDALDIFKEKKNLRIIELGDLEPISEPDLKRISGGFLLQDKDLATFDSANLKVVTKVKPTKKEMESLIFAWKVAKHVKSNAIILTRGTKTVGIGAGQMSRVDSVFISTKKAGKLAIGSVMASDAFFPKEDAIQLAAKYKIKAIIQPGGSIADEAIIKMADKYKIAMVTTGMRHFRH; this comes from the coding sequence ATGGTTAAGATTAAGCGCGCTTTGGTGAGTGTATCGGATAAAACAGGGCTTCTTGATTTCGTAAAGGAATTAAATAAATTTGGGATAGAAATTATTTCAACCGGAGGCACAGCAAGGCTTTTGCGCGAGAATAATATCCCGGTAAAAGAAGTCAGTGAATATACGGGTTTTCCGGAAATGCTTGATGGAAGAGTTAAAACATTGCATCCTAAGATTCATGCTGGATTACTTGCTCTTCGGGATAATAAAGAACATATGAAAACATTAGAGGAGCATAAAATTGGCCTTATTGATATGGTGGTAGTAAATCTTTATCCCTTTGAGAAGACAATACAAAAACCAAATGTGCAGATAGAAGAGGTTATTGAAAACATTGATATTGGCGGGCCTTCAATGTTGCGTTCAGCTGCAAAAAATCACCATTCTGTCGCAGTAATTTGTAATCCTGATAGGTATGGACAGGTGATAGAAGAATTGAAAAAAAACAAAGGTGCGATTTCCGAAGAATTAATGCGAGATTTAGGAATTGAAGTTTACGGTAGGACCAGTAAATACGACGCTGCGATCAATAGTTATTTAAGTAATTATTTTAAAGGCAAAAAAGAAGAGGGTGGTTTTGCTCAAGAAGTAAATTTTAGCTTTGAAAAGATCCAAGAACTCCGCTATGGAGAAAATCCACATCAAAAAGCCGCGTTCTATAAAGAAAAAGGAAAAACCAAGGGTTTAATTAATTTAAAACAGCTACAGGGTAAGGAATTATCTTTTAATAATATCCTGGATTTAAATGCAGCCTTTGAATTAGTGAAAGAATTTAGTAATCCTGCGGCAGTAATTGTTAAACATAATAATCCTTGCGGCGTTGCCGAAGATAAATCATTGGATAAGGCATATTTAGAGGCTTGGAAATGCGATACGCTTTCTGCTTTTGGTGGGATCGTCGCGTTAAACAGGAAAATGGACATTAAAACCGCTAAAGTAGTTGCAAAAAGCGGATTCTTAGAATGCATTATCGCCCCAGGTTTTGATAAAGATGCTTTAGATATATTCAAAGAGAAGAAGAATCTGCGCATAATTGAATTAGGAGACCTTGAGCCTATTTCTGAGCCGGATCTTAAACGGATAAGCGGAGGGTTTTTGCTGCAGGATAAAGATTTGGCCACGTTTGATTCAGCTAACCTCAAGGTGGTGACAAAAGTCAAACCTACGAAGAAAGAAATGGAAAGTTTGATTTTCGCCTGGAAAGTAGCAAAACATGTTAAATCAAACGCAATAATTTTAACCCGGGGAACAAAAACTGTTGGTATCGGGGCAGGCCAAATGTCGAGAGTTGATTCGGTATTTATCTCAACAAAAAAAGCAGGTAAGCTTGCTATCGGCTCGGTTATGGCTTCAGACGCATTCTTCCCGAAAGAAGACGCAATTCAATTAGCAGCTAAGTATAAGATAAAAGCTATTATTCAGCCCGGCGGATCGATTGCCGATGAAGCAATTATTAAAATGGCGGATAAATATAAAATCGCTATGGTAACAACCGGAATGCGGCACTTCCGCCACTAA